A section of the Meles meles chromosome 8, mMelMel3.1 paternal haplotype, whole genome shotgun sequence genome encodes:
- the ALDH3B2 gene encoding aldehyde dehydrogenase family 3 member B2 isoform X2, with protein sequence MDPYADTLRRLREAFSTGRTRPAEFRAAQLKGLGRFLQENKQLLREALAQDLHKVFSLDSAFIRKEPLGLVLIIAPWNYPVHLTLMPLVGALAAGNCVVLKPSELSKGTGKVLAEVLPRYLDQSCFAVVLGGPQETRQLLEHKFDHIFFTGSTQVGRIVMAAAAKHLTPVTLELGGKNPCYVDEDCDPQSVANRVAFFRYFNSGQTCVAPDYVLCSPDTQERLLPALQSAITRFYGDDPQSSPSLGRIISDKHFQRLRGLLGCGRVAIGGQSDESERYIAPTVLVDVQETEPVMQEEIFGPILPIVNVRSLDEAIDFINRREKPLALYAFSNSNQVVTQMLDRTSSGIFGGNQGFAHLSLPSLPLGAVGNSGMGRYHGKFTFDTFSHHRSCLLSPSGLKKLNEFLYPPYSNLRQQLLGWALGSHSCTLL encoded by the exons ATGGACCCCTACGCGGACACCCTGCGGCGGCTGCGGGAGGCCTTCAGCACAGGGCGGACGAGGCCGGCAGAGTTCAGGGCGGCGCAGCTCAAGGGCCTCGGCCGCTTCCTGCAGGAAAACAAGCAGCTTCTGCGGGAGGCGTTGGCGCAGGACCTGCACAAG GTCTTCTCCCTGGACTCAGCCTTCATCCGGAAGGAGCCCTTGGGCCTGGTGCTCATCATCGCCCCTTGGAACTACCCGGTGCACCTGACCCTGATGCCGCTAGTGGGCGCCCTCGCGGCAG GGAACTGCGTGGTGCTGAAGCCATCAGAATTAAGTAAGGGCACAGGGAAGGTCCTGGCTGAGGTCCTGCCTCGATACCTGGACCAG AGCTGCTTTGCCGTGGTGCTGGGAGGGCCCCAGGAGACCCGGCAGCTGCTGGAGCACAAGTTCGACCACATCTTCTTCACTG GAAGCACCCAAGTGGGCAGGATCGTCATGGCTGCAGCCGCCAAGCACCTGACGCCCGTCACGCTGGAGCTGGGGGGCAAGAACCCCTGCTACGTGGACGAAGACTGCGACCCCCAGAGCGTGGCCAACCGCGTGGCCTTTTTCCGCTACTTCAACAGCGGCCAGACCTGCGTGGCCCCCGACTACGTCCTGTGCAGCCCCGACACGCAGGAGCGGCTGCTGCCCGCCCTGCAGAGCGCCATCACCCGCTTCTACGGCGACGACCCCCAGAGCTCCCCGAGCCTGGGCCGCATCATCAGCGACAAGCACTTCCAGCGGCTCCGGGGCCTGCTGGGCTGCGGCCGCGTGGCCATCGGCGGCCAGAGCGACGAGAGCGAGCGCTACATCG CCCCCACGGTGCTGGTGGACGTGCAGGAGACGGAGCCGGTGATGCAGGAGGAGATCTTCGGCCCCATCCTGCCCATCGTGAACGTGAGGAGCCTGGACGAGGCCATCGACTTCATCAACCGTCGGGAGAAGCCCCTGGCCCTGTACGCCTTCTCCAACAGCAACCag GTAGTGACCCAGATGCTGGATCGGACCAGCAGCGGCATTTTCGGAGGCAACCAAGGTTTCGCTCACCTGTCTCTGCCGTCCCTGCCGCTGGGGGCCGTCG GGAACAGTGGCATGGGAAGGTACCACGGCAAGTTCACCTTCGACACCTTCTCCCACCACCGCTCCTGCCTGCTCTCCCCCTCGGGCCTGAAGAAGCTCAATGAATTCCTCTACCCGCCCTACAGCAATCTCAGGCAGCAGCTGTTAGGCTGGGCCTTGGGCTCCCACAGCTGCACCCTTCTGTGA
- the ALDH3B2 gene encoding aldehyde dehydrogenase family 3 member B2 isoform X1 has protein sequence MSGKEGKGAGRNPGSEPTLGMDPYADTLRRLREAFSTGRTRPAEFRAAQLKGLGRFLQENKQLLREALAQDLHKSAFDADVSELLICQNEVDLVLQKLHTWMKDEYVAKNLVFSLDSAFIRKEPLGLVLIIAPWNYPVHLTLMPLVGALAAGNCVVLKPSELSKGTGKVLAEVLPRYLDQSCFAVVLGGPQETRQLLEHKFDHIFFTGSTQVGRIVMAAAAKHLTPVTLELGGKNPCYVDEDCDPQSVANRVAFFRYFNSGQTCVAPDYVLCSPDTQERLLPALQSAITRFYGDDPQSSPSLGRIISDKHFQRLRGLLGCGRVAIGGQSDESERYIAPTVLVDVQETEPVMQEEIFGPILPIVNVRSLDEAIDFINRREKPLALYAFSNSNQVVTQMLDRTSSGIFGGNQGFAHLSLPSLPLGAVGNSGMGRYHGKFTFDTFSHHRSCLLSPSGLKKLNEFLYPPYSNLRQQLLGWALGSHSCTLL, from the exons ATGTCAGGCAAAGAAGGCAAAGGTGCGGGGAGGAACCCAGGGTCTGAGCCCACACTGGG CATGGACCCCTACGCGGACACCCTGCGGCGGCTGCGGGAGGCCTTCAGCACAGGGCGGACGAGGCCGGCAGAGTTCAGGGCGGCGCAGCTCAAGGGCCTCGGCCGCTTCCTGCAGGAAAACAAGCAGCTTCTGCGGGAGGCGTTGGCGCAGGACCTGCACAAG TCAGCCTTTGACGCAGACGTATCCGAGCTCCTCATATGCCAGAACGAGGTCGACCTGGTACTCCAGAAGCTACACACCTGGATGAAGGATGAATACGTGGCCAAGAACCTG GTCTTCTCCCTGGACTCAGCCTTCATCCGGAAGGAGCCCTTGGGCCTGGTGCTCATCATCGCCCCTTGGAACTACCCGGTGCACCTGACCCTGATGCCGCTAGTGGGCGCCCTCGCGGCAG GGAACTGCGTGGTGCTGAAGCCATCAGAATTAAGTAAGGGCACAGGGAAGGTCCTGGCTGAGGTCCTGCCTCGATACCTGGACCAG AGCTGCTTTGCCGTGGTGCTGGGAGGGCCCCAGGAGACCCGGCAGCTGCTGGAGCACAAGTTCGACCACATCTTCTTCACTG GAAGCACCCAAGTGGGCAGGATCGTCATGGCTGCAGCCGCCAAGCACCTGACGCCCGTCACGCTGGAGCTGGGGGGCAAGAACCCCTGCTACGTGGACGAAGACTGCGACCCCCAGAGCGTGGCCAACCGCGTGGCCTTTTTCCGCTACTTCAACAGCGGCCAGACCTGCGTGGCCCCCGACTACGTCCTGTGCAGCCCCGACACGCAGGAGCGGCTGCTGCCCGCCCTGCAGAGCGCCATCACCCGCTTCTACGGCGACGACCCCCAGAGCTCCCCGAGCCTGGGCCGCATCATCAGCGACAAGCACTTCCAGCGGCTCCGGGGCCTGCTGGGCTGCGGCCGCGTGGCCATCGGCGGCCAGAGCGACGAGAGCGAGCGCTACATCG CCCCCACGGTGCTGGTGGACGTGCAGGAGACGGAGCCGGTGATGCAGGAGGAGATCTTCGGCCCCATCCTGCCCATCGTGAACGTGAGGAGCCTGGACGAGGCCATCGACTTCATCAACCGTCGGGAGAAGCCCCTGGCCCTGTACGCCTTCTCCAACAGCAACCag GTAGTGACCCAGATGCTGGATCGGACCAGCAGCGGCATTTTCGGAGGCAACCAAGGTTTCGCTCACCTGTCTCTGCCGTCCCTGCCGCTGGGGGCCGTCG GGAACAGTGGCATGGGAAGGTACCACGGCAAGTTCACCTTCGACACCTTCTCCCACCACCGCTCCTGCCTGCTCTCCCCCTCGGGCCTGAAGAAGCTCAATGAATTCCTCTACCCGCCCTACAGCAATCTCAGGCAGCAGCTGTTAGGCTGGGCCTTGGGCTCCCACAGCTGCACCCTTCTGTGA